One window of the Capnocytophaga haemolytica genome contains the following:
- a CDS encoding TonB-dependent receptor — protein MQKILVLLLCAVSAVSFGQQSLQLRVESYDKQPLVGAVVHFVGKHYITDREGSVVITSLKAGVYPIKVSYLGYTDFQGNISVPQQGVYTIAMREEVTQLAATSVVGTIAERREEATKAVTTIAKPALQQQRGEELAKVLTSVAGVSMIQTGATIAKPVIHGLHSNRILILNNEVRQEGQQWGADHAPEIDPSVADKISVVKGADAVRYGSDALGGVVIIVPNKLPYGDGLHGELSPSFASNGRRTAMTVKAESSVPKLRSLAWRLQGSLKRSGDLSTANYLLNNTAAAEHDFSAALGYEKHKVGVELFYSRYENESSVFYGSHIGNLDDLLARFEIGRPLTIYPFSYELNAPKQKIVHHLLKAKGHLSLFGGTLTAQYAYQDDVRQEFNVRRLDRTRIPALDMDLKTHSLDVNWQRQSDISVAHRWDTQIGVSGISQDNYNQPGTGVVPVIPNFVSLGYGAFAVEKYSWERWLLEGGLRYDYKYLNADGYDSYAQRYGGEHEFHNLTYSLGAMGHFGNHWRLSTNIGFAWRAPHVNELYSSGLHHGAGTYELGDEHLKSETGIKWIVSTTYHKTDLLEFTLDVYAQLIKNYIYDYPTGDTRTLFSGVYPIFQYTQADAFFRGADLDGKLCLLSDIADKDKLWYDLRASVVFASEQRTGRYFPYIPAPKFTHSLRYEVEEAWGMKHLKASLGHTFVAKQTRFEPSQELVSTTPEAYHLFEASLGATVPISETQSLSLYLSAENLFNTEYKEYTNRFRYYAHDLGRNVLLRVVYNF, from the coding sequence ATGCAAAAGATTTTGGTGCTTTTGCTTTGTGCAGTATCGGCGGTGTCTTTTGGGCAGCAGTCGCTACAGCTCAGGGTGGAAAGCTATGATAAACAGCCGCTCGTAGGGGCGGTGGTGCACTTCGTAGGCAAACATTACATTACCGATAGGGAAGGCTCCGTTGTGATTACCTCACTGAAAGCGGGGGTCTATCCCATTAAGGTGAGTTACTTAGGGTATACTGATTTTCAGGGGAATATAAGTGTTCCTCAGCAAGGTGTATATACCATCGCTATGCGTGAGGAAGTAACCCAATTAGCCGCCACTTCAGTGGTAGGTACTATTGCTGAGAGAAGAGAAGAAGCAACTAAGGCAGTGACTACCATTGCCAAACCTGCGCTGCAACAACAACGTGGTGAGGAGCTTGCCAAGGTGCTAACCTCTGTAGCTGGTGTATCAATGATACAGACGGGAGCTACTATTGCTAAGCCTGTTATTCACGGCTTGCATAGTAATCGTATTCTTATCCTCAATAATGAGGTACGCCAAGAGGGGCAACAGTGGGGGGCAGATCACGCTCCTGAGATAGACCCTTCGGTGGCAGATAAGATTAGCGTAGTAAAAGGGGCTGATGCTGTCCGCTACGGTTCAGACGCCCTTGGTGGTGTGGTGATTATTGTACCTAATAAGCTGCCTTATGGTGATGGGTTGCACGGAGAGCTTTCGCCTTCGTTTGCCTCTAATGGGCGACGTACTGCAATGACTGTAAAGGCAGAGAGTTCTGTACCGAAGTTGCGATCGTTGGCTTGGCGTCTGCAAGGCAGTTTAAAGCGTTCGGGCGACCTGAGTACAGCGAATTACCTTCTGAATAATACCGCAGCAGCAGAGCACGACTTTTCAGCGGCTTTGGGCTATGAGAAGCACAAGGTGGGAGTGGAGCTTTTTTACAGTAGATATGAGAATGAGAGCAGCGTGTTCTATGGGTCGCATATCGGTAATTTAGACGACTTGCTGGCACGCTTTGAGATAGGGCGACCACTGACCATTTACCCTTTTTCCTACGAGCTCAATGCTCCTAAGCAGAAGATAGTACATCATCTGCTCAAAGCCAAAGGCCACCTATCGCTTTTTGGAGGTACACTCACTGCACAGTATGCCTATCAAGACGATGTGCGTCAAGAGTTCAATGTACGCCGTTTAGACCGTACACGTATTCCTGCACTGGATATGGACTTAAAGACCCACTCTCTTGATGTGAATTGGCAGCGACAGAGTGATATATCTGTGGCACATCGTTGGGATACGCAGATAGGGGTAAGTGGTATCAGTCAGGATAATTACAATCAGCCTGGTACAGGGGTAGTGCCTGTAATCCCTAACTTTGTATCGCTTGGTTACGGGGCTTTTGCTGTGGAGAAGTACAGTTGGGAGCGTTGGTTGCTCGAAGGGGGTTTACGCTACGATTATAAGTATCTTAATGCCGATGGATATGATAGTTATGCACAGCGTTATGGAGGTGAGCACGAGTTTCACAACCTTACCTATAGCTTAGGGGCGATGGGGCACTTCGGTAACCATTGGCGACTGAGCACTAACATAGGTTTTGCGTGGCGTGCACCACACGTCAATGAGCTTTACAGCAGTGGATTGCATCACGGGGCAGGTACGTACGAGTTGGGTGATGAGCACCTTAAATCAGAAACAGGTATTAAGTGGATTGTGTCAACAACTTATCATAAGACAGACCTATTGGAGTTTACCTTAGATGTGTATGCACAGCTTATCAAAAATTATATTTACGACTATCCTACGGGGGATACGCGTACGCTCTTCTCAGGGGTATACCCGATATTCCAATATACTCAGGCAGATGCTTTTTTCAGAGGGGCAGACCTTGATGGAAAACTCTGTTTGCTGTCAGATATAGCTGATAAGGACAAGTTGTGGTACGATCTGCGGGCATCGGTAGTGTTTGCTAGCGAACAGCGTACAGGTCGGTATTTTCCGTATATCCCTGCGCCGAAGTTTACTCACAGCTTGCGCTATGAGGTAGAGGAGGCTTGGGGAATGAAGCACTTAAAGGCATCATTGGGGCATACTTTTGTTGCCAAACAGACGCGCTTTGAGCCTTCACAGGAATTGGTGAGTACTACCCCTGAGGCGTATCATCTCTTTGAGGCATCACTGGGGGCTACGGTACCCATCAGCGAGACACAATCGCTATCGCTGTACCTCTCGGCTGAAAATCTCTTCAATACAGAGTATAAGGAATATACCAATAGATTTAGGTATTATGCCCACGACTTAGGGCGGAATGTGCTGCTAAGAGTGGTATATAATTTTTGA
- a CDS encoding DUF4625 domain-containing protein — protein sequence MRKIYNYFRAISLAVLAGVALAACSKDTSSSGEDPNNKKEENKTTVAPTFSNTEVGENNSKTVQIGKQLHIETDIRAEAGIKSVVLTIQYKGEGTSSFSVNQDFPKAVGNNNGNIHNHYRVPADAKEGDYQFTLTVTDKQDRTGVISEIIKVTK from the coding sequence ATGAGAAAGATATACAATTATTTTAGAGCCATTAGTTTGGCAGTATTGGCAGGCGTAGCGTTAGCGGCTTGTTCAAAGGATACGAGCAGTAGTGGAGAAGATCCTAATAATAAAAAGGAGGAGAATAAGACTACTGTTGCACCTACTTTTTCAAATACGGAAGTAGGAGAGAATAATAGTAAGACAGTGCAGATAGGAAAGCAGTTGCACATAGAAACTGATATTAGGGCTGAAGCAGGTATTAAGTCGGTTGTGCTTACCATACAGTATAAAGGTGAGGGTACTTCTTCTTTTTCAGTGAACCAAGATTTTCCTAAGGCAGTAGGCAATAATAATGGTAATATACACAATCATTACAGAGTGCCAGCAGATGCTAAGGAGGGAGATTATCAGTTCACACTTACTGTTACAGATAAACAGGATAGAACGGGTGTTATTAGTGAAATTATTAAAGTCACAAAGTAA
- the pruA gene encoding L-glutamate gamma-semialdehyde dehydrogenase → MVKGFFKVPKAVNEPVKGYAPGSAERAAVLAAYKQLWNAPVEVPLYIGAEEIKTGKTSEMHPPHDHQHKLGVYHNAEKKHVEQAIAVALEARKRWAALPWEERASIFLKAADLIAGPYRARMNAATMIAQSKTVHQAEIDSACELIDFLRFNVAFMADIYAEQPASSEGVWNRVEYRPLEGFVYAVTPFNFTAISGNLPASAALMGNVVIWKPSASQVFAANMLMQVFKEAGLPDGVINFVNGDAAMITDTLLASPHFAGIHFTGSTHVFQDIWKKIGNNIHTYRTYPRIVGETGGKDFIIAHPSAHAQEVATAITRGAFEYQGQKCSAASRVYLPKSKAQEILDLVKKDVLSFKMGSPEDLSNFITAVIHEASFDKLAKYIDQAKKDADAEVFVGGGYDKSKGYFVEPTVIVTTNPKYTTMETELFGPVVTVYVYEDDKWSETLRLVDETSVYALTGGVFSQDRYALSEALRVLENAAGNFYVNDKPTGAVVGQQPFGGARASGTNDKAGSAQNLLRWVSPRLIKETFVPPVDYRYAFLSE, encoded by the coding sequence ATGGTAAAAGGATTTTTTAAAGTGCCTAAGGCAGTAAATGAGCCTGTAAAAGGCTATGCACCAGGGTCGGCTGAGCGCGCAGCAGTGCTCGCCGCTTATAAACAGTTATGGAATGCCCCTGTTGAGGTGCCGCTCTACATTGGGGCTGAGGAGATAAAAACAGGCAAGACGAGCGAGATGCACCCGCCTCACGACCATCAACATAAGCTCGGCGTATATCACAATGCTGAGAAAAAGCATGTGGAGCAGGCGATTGCCGTAGCTCTTGAAGCCCGTAAGCGATGGGCAGCGCTTCCTTGGGAGGAGCGCGCTTCTATCTTTCTGAAGGCGGCTGACCTCATCGCAGGTCCGTATCGTGCACGGATGAACGCCGCTACGATGATAGCACAGTCCAAGACGGTGCACCAAGCTGAGATTGATTCGGCGTGTGAGCTCATCGACTTTTTGCGCTTTAATGTGGCGTTTATGGCTGATATTTACGCAGAGCAACCCGCCTCCTCTGAGGGGGTGTGGAATCGTGTGGAGTACCGCCCTTTGGAAGGCTTTGTGTATGCGGTTACTCCTTTTAACTTTACGGCTATTTCGGGCAATCTGCCTGCAAGTGCTGCCCTGATGGGCAATGTAGTTATTTGGAAACCAAGTGCCTCACAGGTGTTTGCTGCTAATATGCTGATGCAGGTGTTCAAGGAAGCAGGCTTGCCCGATGGAGTGATCAACTTCGTCAATGGCGATGCCGCGATGATCACCGATACCCTTTTGGCAAGTCCGCATTTTGCAGGGATACACTTCACGGGCTCTACGCACGTGTTCCAAGATATATGGAAGAAGATAGGCAATAATATCCATACGTACAGAACGTATCCGCGTATTGTAGGCGAGACGGGCGGTAAGGACTTTATCATCGCACACCCTTCGGCACACGCGCAGGAGGTGGCTACGGCTATCACCCGTGGGGCGTTTGAGTACCAAGGACAGAAGTGCAGTGCGGCATCGCGGGTGTATCTGCCTAAGAGCAAAGCACAAGAGATATTAGACTTAGTAAAGAAAGATGTATTATCCTTTAAAATGGGTTCGCCTGAGGATTTGAGCAACTTCATCACAGCGGTGATCCACGAAGCCTCGTTTGACAAGCTGGCTAAGTATATCGATCAGGCTAAGAAGGACGCCGATGCAGAGGTGTTTGTCGGCGGTGGTTACGACAAGTCGAAGGGCTATTTTGTAGAGCCTACGGTGATTGTAACTACCAACCCTAAGTACACCACTATGGAGACGGAGCTATTTGGTCCTGTGGTAACGGTGTACGTATACGAGGACGACAAGTGGAGCGAGACCCTCCGCTTGGTAGATGAGACCTCAGTGTACGCGCTCACAGGCGGGGTGTTCTCGCAAGATAGATATGCGCTGAGTGAGGCATTACGTGTACTGGAAAACGCTGCGGGCAACTTCTACGTAAACGACAAGCCGACAGGGGCGGTAGTAGGGCAACAGCCTTTCGGGGGCGCACGAGCTTCGGGCACCAACGACAAAGCAGGCTCGGCACAGAACCTCTTGCGCTGGGTGTCGCCACGCCTTATAAAGGAAACGTTTGTACCCCCTGTGGATTATAGATATGCTTTTCTTAGCGAATAG